A genome region from Nitrosopumilus oxyclinae includes the following:
- the thsB gene encoding thermosome subunit beta — MASIQQGPNGPVLVLKESALQQKGKDAQQNNIAAAKLVAQLVRSSLGPRGLDKMLVDSLGDVTITNDGATILKEIDVQHPAAKMMVEISKTVDNEVGDGTTSSVIFGGALLARAEDLLNKDVHSSTIIDGYQAAADKTLEIYSDMAKKIQPDDRASLLKIATTSMQSKLISEDSTFLSKIIVDAILSIATKKGDTFTVDLENIKVEKKAGGSIDDTQIIKGIVLDKEIVHSGMPTKIEHAKIALLNSALEIEKTELSAEIRITDPTQMQMFLEEENRMLKAMVDKLHDVGANVLICQKGIDDISQHYLAKYGIMAVRRVKESDMIKLAKATGGRVISNIDDLSENDLGIADLAHQKKVESDKWVFIEGCKHPQSVTMLIRGGTQRVIDEVDRSIHDSLMVVKDVIEKPAIVAGGGAPEAFAASLLKDWADNFDGREQLAIKKYAEALETIPLTIAENAGMDPIDTMANLRAKQNQGQKWTGIDARNMKIADMMAINVVEPIVVKEQIIKSATEAACMILRIDDVIAISGAPGGMG; from the coding sequence ATGGCATCAATTCAACAAGGACCAAATGGACCTGTTTTAGTTCTCAAAGAGAGCGCATTACAGCAAAAAGGCAAAGATGCTCAACAAAATAATATCGCAGCAGCAAAATTAGTTGCACAATTAGTTAGAAGCAGTCTTGGACCAAGAGGTCTTGATAAAATGTTAGTTGATTCCTTAGGTGATGTTACAATTACAAATGATGGTGCTACAATTCTAAAAGAAATTGATGTTCAGCATCCTGCAGCCAAAATGATGGTTGAAATTTCTAAAACTGTTGATAATGAAGTAGGAGATGGTACAACATCTTCTGTAATTTTTGGAGGTGCATTATTGGCTAGAGCAGAAGATCTTCTAAACAAAGATGTTCATTCTTCAACTATTATTGATGGATATCAAGCAGCAGCTGATAAAACCCTTGAAATTTACTCAGACATGGCAAAAAAAATCCAGCCTGATGATCGAGCATCACTATTAAAAATCGCTACAACTAGTATGCAATCAAAATTAATCTCTGAAGATAGTACATTCCTTTCTAAAATTATAGTTGATGCTATTCTAAGTATTGCAACAAAGAAAGGTGATACTTTTACTGTTGACCTTGAAAATATTAAAGTAGAAAAGAAAGCTGGTGGTTCAATTGATGATACACAAATTATCAAAGGAATTGTTTTAGATAAAGAAATTGTTCATAGTGGAATGCCTACAAAAATTGAACATGCAAAAATTGCATTACTTAATTCAGCATTAGAAATTGAAAAAACTGAATTAAGTGCAGAAATTAGAATTACTGACCCAACTCAAATGCAGATGTTCTTAGAAGAAGAAAACCGAATGTTGAAAGCTATGGTTGACAAACTGCATGATGTAGGAGCTAATGTATTAATTTGTCAAAAAGGAATTGATGATATTTCACAACACTATCTGGCAAAATATGGAATTATGGCAGTTCGTCGTGTTAAAGAAAGTGATATGATTAAACTTGCAAAAGCAACAGGAGGACGTGTAATTAGTAATATTGATGATCTTTCAGAAAATGATCTTGGTATTGCAGATTTAGCTCATCAAAAGAAAGTTGAATCTGATAAATGGGTCTTCATTGAAGGATGTAAACATCCACAATCAGTTACAATGTTAATCCGTGGTGGAACTCAAAGAGTAATTGATGAAGTTGATCGTTCAATTCATGATTCTTTGATGGTTGTAAAAGATGTAATTGAAAAACCAGCAATTGTAGCTGGTGGTGGTGCACCTGAAGCATTTGCAGCATCCCTACTCAAAGACTGGGCTGATAATTTTGATGGAAGAGAACAACTTGCAATTAAAAAATATGCAGAAGCATTAGAAACAATTCCACTTACTATCGCTGAAAATGCAGGAATGGATCCAATTGATACAATGGCTAATCTTAGAGCAAAACAAAATCAAGGTCAAAAATGGACTGGAATTGATGCTAGAAATATGAAGATAGCAGATATGATGGCAATCAACGTTGTAGAACCAATTGTAGTTAAAGAACAGATAATTAAATCTGCAACTGAAGCTGCATGTATGATACTTAGAATTGATGATGTTATTGCAATATCCGGTGCCCCTGGCGGAATGGGGTAA
- a CDS encoding 30S ribosomal protein S27e: MKKDHIEIPKPSSKFQKVNCNECGELQVVYSHASTKVACNSCGNTISEPTGSKAQINGKISGSAE; the protein is encoded by the coding sequence ATGAAGAAAGATCATATTGAAATTCCAAAGCCATCTAGTAAGTTTCAAAAAGTCAATTGCAATGAATGCGGTGAACTACAAGTAGTTTATTCACATGCATCAACTAAAGTAGCATGTAATTCCTGTGGAAATACTATTTCAGAACCAACTGGATCTAAAGCACAAATCAATGGTAAAATCTCAGGCAGTGCCGAGTAA
- a CDS encoding 50S ribosomal protein L44e, giving the protein MNIPKVIRKYCAKCNAHTEQKISIYKAGKRRGSAAGERRHAERKKGYGGQKFPKLAKPAKVTKKVTPIMTCTVCKKKYNKKGVRIKKFELIAA; this is encoded by the coding sequence ATGAACATTCCTAAGGTGATCAGAAAGTATTGTGCAAAATGTAATGCACATACTGAACAAAAGATCTCCATTTACAAGGCTGGAAAAAGACGTGGTTCTGCTGCTGGTGAACGCCGACATGCAGAGCGTAAAAAAGGATATGGTGGACAAAAATTCCCAAAATTAGCAAAACCAGCCAAAGTTACAAAGAAAGTTACTCCTATTATGACATGTACTGTATGTAAAAAGAAATACAATAAAAAAGGCGTTAGAATTAAGAAATTTGAGTTGATAGCAGCATGA
- a CDS encoding ROK family protein — protein sequence MYKLGVDLGGTKIEAVLLDQNFNVIKRKRIPTPQNDYRKILDSISSLVMDISENISDYSLGICTPGAISKQTGLIKNSNTQCLIGKSLKEDLENKLDKKISMENDANCFALAEATLGIAVDFDLVFGVILGTGVGGGIVINKKLYSGRTNIGGEWGHHTLHRNGNSCYCGKTGCVETYISGPSLEKHWTQLTGKHQHLPEILTSIDNEHWDKWKNEFLENLGYGLANVIDILDPDAIVLGGGLSNIDFLYTEGKKLIYNQVFSDLVDTPILKNKLGDSAGVFGACMLD from the coding sequence ATGTACAAACTTGGTGTTGATTTAGGTGGCACCAAAATTGAAGCAGTTCTGTTAGATCAAAATTTCAATGTAATTAAAAGAAAAAGAATTCCTACACCGCAAAATGATTATCGAAAAATTCTAGACTCTATTTCATCTTTAGTGATGGACATATCTGAAAACATATCTGATTATTCATTAGGAATTTGTACTCCTGGTGCAATTTCTAAACAAACTGGATTGATTAAAAATAGTAACACGCAATGTTTGATTGGAAAATCACTAAAAGAAGATTTAGAAAATAAACTTGATAAAAAAATTTCTATGGAAAATGATGCCAATTGTTTTGCATTGGCTGAAGCAACTTTGGGGATTGCTGTAGATTTTGATTTAGTTTTTGGTGTTATACTAGGAACTGGTGTCGGTGGAGGAATAGTGATTAATAAAAAACTCTATTCTGGAAGAACTAACATTGGAGGTGAGTGGGGTCATCATACATTACATCGAAATGGAAATTCATGCTATTGTGGAAAGACTGGGTGCGTAGAGACTTACATTAGCGGTCCATCACTGGAAAAGCATTGGACTCAACTAACAGGAAAGCATCAGCATCTTCCTGAAATACTTACCAGTATAGACAATGAACATTGGGATAAATGGAAAAATGAATTTCTAGAAAATTTGGGGTATGGCCTTGCAAATGTTATTGATATTTTGGATCCTGATGCAATTGTTTTAGGAGGTGGTTTATCAAACATTGATTTTTTGTATACTGAAGGAAAAAAATTGATTTACAATCAAGTCTTTTCTGATTTGGTTGATACGCCTATTTTGAAAAATAAATTAGGAGATTCAGCAGGTGTTTTTGGTGCATGTATGCTTGACTAA
- a CDS encoding adenine deaminase, which yields MGDKKADLVLKNCNLMSVYTREIIPEIQIAIIKDRIAYVGPDATHTVGPKTITIDVKGKYVSPGFADPHLHIDQFVLPSEFAKKALLCGVTSLFSDPIDIVSVGGYRGFQEFLKLGENLPIRIFQVVPGGLPVDAKFSSSKSLSLSQEKTAIKHPHVLGLGEVFSWTKVTSRDPKTMKSLSSMLECDCIINGHTAGASEKKLNAYVSSGILSCHEPINFDQVLERLRLGMWIMIREGSIRRDLKEIIPYVLSHGTYLNRLMFCSDGLDPLDISEFGHIDHCIRESINLGLKPIDAVTMASKNNFDYYNMGKDLGGIAPGKLADILVFDDLKSFKPNRVYIGGKLVVSNGQIVAPIKKQMISPWIKKTVKLKNFSKNDFAIKSKKKDVIANTIYMQTEIITKLGSAELHTKDGHVSASLDSDIWKVAAFDRIHGTGKHSIGFLENFGADIGAFASTWSFHENDMIVIGSNDSDMAIASNHLIKNQGGLVVVKSGKITASLPLQFGGIISTDSFEKVSSNFEKINNTIVDSGSKFSRPHLIPLFLPFLALPSVRILCGGIVDVKKRSYISPIY from the coding sequence ATGGGTGATAAGAAAGCCGATCTGGTTTTAAAAAATTGTAATTTAATGTCAGTCTATACTCGGGAAATTATTCCAGAGATTCAGATTGCAATTATTAAAGATAGAATAGCGTACGTTGGACCAGACGCTACACATACAGTTGGTCCAAAAACTATTACAATTGATGTAAAAGGAAAATATGTTAGTCCTGGTTTTGCAGATCCTCATTTACATATTGATCAATTTGTCTTGCCATCTGAATTTGCAAAAAAGGCTTTACTCTGTGGTGTAACATCTCTATTTTCTGATCCTATCGATATCGTTAGTGTAGGGGGATATCGAGGTTTTCAAGAATTTTTAAAACTTGGTGAGAATCTCCCAATCCGAATTTTTCAAGTAGTTCCAGGCGGTCTTCCAGTAGATGCAAAATTTAGTAGTAGTAAATCGTTATCATTATCACAAGAAAAAACTGCTATCAAACATCCACATGTACTTGGATTGGGAGAAGTTTTTTCTTGGACAAAAGTTACTTCGCGTGATCCAAAAACAATGAAATCACTTTCATCGATGTTGGAATGTGATTGCATAATTAATGGACATACTGCTGGAGCAAGTGAGAAAAAACTTAATGCATATGTCTCATCTGGAATTCTATCTTGTCATGAACCAATTAATTTTGATCAAGTTTTAGAAAGACTACGTCTTGGAATGTGGATAATGATTAGAGAGGGTTCAATTAGACGCGATTTAAAGGAAATAATTCCATATGTTTTGTCTCATGGGACATATCTTAATCGATTAATGTTTTGTTCAGATGGTCTTGATCCTCTAGATATATCTGAATTTGGCCATATAGATCATTGTATTCGAGAATCAATCAACCTTGGCCTAAAACCAATAGATGCAGTTACCATGGCATCAAAGAATAATTTTGATTATTATAATATGGGAAAAGATCTGGGTGGTATAGCTCCTGGTAAATTAGCAGACATTCTAGTTTTTGATGATTTAAAATCATTCAAACCCAACAGAGTCTATATCGGAGGTAAACTGGTTGTGTCAAATGGACAAATAGTTGCCCCGATTAAAAAACAAATGATTTCACCTTGGATTAAAAAAACTGTAAAACTGAAAAATTTCTCTAAAAATGACTTTGCAATAAAATCAAAAAAGAAAGATGTAATTGCAAATACTATCTATATGCAAACTGAAATTATTACAAAGTTAGGTTCTGCTGAACTTCATACTAAAGATGGGCATGTTTCTGCCTCATTAGATTCAGATATTTGGAAAGTTGCAGCCTTTGATAGAATTCATGGAACTGGTAAACATTCTATAGGATTTCTTGAAAATTTTGGTGCAGACATTGGTGCTTTTGCTTCAACATGGAGTTTTCATGAAAATGACATGATCGTAATTGGTTCAAATGATTCTGATATGGCAATTGCATCAAATCATCTCATCAAAAATCAAGGTGGACTTGTTGTAGTAAAATCTGGAAAGATTACTGCTTCATTACCTTTACAGTTTGGTGGTATTATCTCCACAGATTCTTTTGAAAAAGTTTCATCCAATTTTGAAAAAATCAATAATACTATTGTAGATTCAGGTTCTAAATTTTCTAGACCACATTTGATTCCATTATTCTTACCATTCTTGGCTCTTCCATCTGTTCGAATTCTTTGTGGTGGAATTGTCGATGTGAAAAAACGTAGTTACATTTCACCGATCTACTAA